A genomic window from Triticum urartu cultivar G1812 chromosome 7, Tu2.1, whole genome shotgun sequence includes:
- the LOC125523978 gene encoding transcriptional regulatory protein AlgP-like codes for MRKAPAAAAKPKPRARGKAKPKPKPKPSPDSLSAASSPSHASDGSPSPSPVALGRGLLSASKPKPRASARARAKPKGKASPDSLSGASSPSDASAGSPSPSPVAVGRGGFLSPASLLTPKARSPLTAAATSTPASVSTVGDLRSLAASSLAALKRRLDALHADNARDLEASHSRISKRIKMQTQSCVQMAEEVDKEHKKMLDKYSQQAEEMKASYKKLMTDVQSSSARVCKVTLPEMGKSVARAIDGLRSRYNIPATTA; via the exons ATGAGGAAGGCGCCCGCGGCGGCCGCCAAGCCCAAGCCGAGGGCGAGGGGGAAGGCCAAGCCCAAGCCCAAGCCCAAGCCCAGCCCCGACTCCCTCTCCGCCGCCTCGTCCCCGTCCCACGCCAGCGACGggtctccctctccctctcccgtCGCGCTCGGCCGCGGCCTCCTCTCCGCCTCCAAGCCCAAGCCCAGGGCGAGCGCGAGGGCGAGGGCCAAGCCCAAGGGGAAGGCCAGCCCCGACTCCCTCTCCGGCGCCTCCTCGCCGTCCGACGCCAGCGCCGGgtccccctccccctctcccgtcGCAGTCGGCCGCGGCGGCTTCCTCTCGCCCGCCTCGCTGCTGACGCCCAAGGCCAGATCCCCCCTCACCGCGGCGGCCACGTCCACGCCGGCCTCCGTGTCCACCGTCGGCGACCTCAGGAGCCTCGCCGCCTCCAGCCTCGCCGCGCTCAAGCGCCGCCTCGACGCGCTCCACGCCGACAACGCCCGTGACCTCGAGGCCTCCCACTCCCGGATCTCCAAGCGCATCAAG ATGCAGACGCAGAGCTGCGTGCAGATGGCGGAGGAGGTGGACAAGGAGCATAAGAAGATGCTCGACAAGTACTCCCAGCAGGCCGAGGAGATGAAG GCATCGTACAAGAAGTTGATGACAGATGTGCAGTCGTCTTCGGCTCGTG TGTGCAAGGTGACCTTACCTGAGATGGGAAAGTCCGTGGCCAGAGCTATCGATGGCTTGCGCAGTCGCTACAACATCCCAGCTACAACCGCTTAG